A stretch of Henckelia pumila isolate YLH828 chromosome 4, ASM3356847v2, whole genome shotgun sequence DNA encodes these proteins:
- the LOC140860727 gene encoding purple acid phosphatase 2-like produces the protein MNSQFIHIKFVYPLVGLALIIALIAEAGTTSSYVRKNGLSDDMPLDSDVFRLPPGYNAPQQVHITQGDHRGRAVIVSWITPDEPGSNQVIYWDESNLIKRSAEAIVVKYNFYNYTSGYIHHASIEKLKYGTKYYYEVGLGDTNRQFWFTTPPKPGPDVPYTFGLIGDLGQTHDSNRTLTHYELNPMKGQTLLFVGDLSYADSYPFHDNTRWDTWGRFIERNAAYQPWIWTAGNHEIDFVPEHGETKPFKPYKHRFLVPYRASASTSPLWYSIKRASAYIIVMSSYSAFGKYTPQYKWLTSELQKVNRKVTPWLILLVHCPMYSSYVHHFMEGETMRVLYEPWFVKYRVDVVFAGHVHAYERSERISNIAYDVVNGECTPVSNESAPVYITIGDGGNQEGLVKKMTQPQPSYSAHREASFGHGIFDIKNRTHAYFGWHRNQDEYAVEADSVWLLNRYWKSAEASVAVI, from the exons ATGAATTCTCAGTTTATTCACATTAAGTTTGTGTATCCACTAGTTGGTTTGGCTCTTATTATTGCCTTGATCGCTGAAGCTGGGACGACAAGTAGTTATGTGAGAAAGAATGGGCTGAGTGATGATATGCCATTGGACAGCGATGTGTTTCGATTGCCACCTGGTTACAATGCTCCCCAACAA GTTCACATAACGCAAGGGGACCATAGAGGCAGGGCTGTAATTGTCTCTTGGATCACACCGGATGAGCCTGGTTCAAATCaggtgatctactgggatgaatCCAATCTGATCAAAAGATCTGCAGAAGCCATTGTTGTTAAGTACAATTTCTACAATTATACCTCTGGTTACATTCATCATGCCTCTATCGAGAAATTGAAG TATGGTACCAAATACTACTACGAGGTTGGACTTGGTGATACGAACCGACAATTTTGGTTCACTACACCTCCTAAACCAGGCCCTGATGTTCCTTATACTTTTGGTCTTATAG GTGATCTTGGTCAGACACATGATTCCAATCGAACTCTAACTCATTATGAGCTCAACCCCATGAAAGGCCAGACTCTACTGTTTGTTGGAGACCTGTCCTATGCTGATAGCTATCCATTTCATGATAACACGAGGTGGGATACATGGGGACGATTCATAGAGAGAAATGCCGCGTATCAACCATGGATTTGGACTGCTGGGAATCATGAAATTGATTTTGTTCCTGAACAT GGTGAAACAAAACCCTTCAAACCCTACAAACACCGATTTCTCGTACCTTACAGAGCATCAGCAAGTACATCTCCCCTTTGGTACTCAATCAAGAGAGCTTCTGCATACATAATTGTCATGTCTTCCTACTCAGCCTTTG GGAAATATACACCTCAATACAAATGGCTCACAAGTGAGCTGCAGAAAGTGAACCGGAAAGTGACGCCATGGCTCATTTTACTCGTGCATTGTCCAATGTATAGCAGCTATGTTCATCACTTTATGGAAGGGGAGACTATGCGAGTTTTGTATGAACCATGGTTTGTGAAGTACAGAGTCGATGTAGTATTTGCTGGTCATGTTCATGCATATGAACGATCT GAACGTATATCCAACATTGCATATGACGTTGTTAATGGAGAATGCACTCCAGTAAGCAACGAATCTGCTCCAGTCTATATCACCATTGGAGACGGAGGAAATCAAGAAGGCCTAGTCAAGAA GATGACACAGCCACAGCCAAGTTACTCCGCTCATCGTGAAGCCAGCTTTGGTCATGGAATATTCGATATCAAGAACCGCACTCATGCATATTTTGGTTGGCATCGGAATCAAGATGAGTATGCTGTGGAAGCTGACTCTGTATGGCTACTTAACCGGTACTGGAAATCTGCAGAAGCTTCTGTAGCTGTAATATGA
- the LOC140863280 gene encoding uncharacterized protein: MAKRSTIEKLDDMLRDIMNSNIIFGGKIIVFGGDFCQTLPVIFKGTKDDIIDSSIVMSPLWNQFDKINLKQNMRALLDHNFTNYLLKIGDGIEDTNEIDKIQIPSIANIPFTDDITSLNTLVDMVFPNIDNYNLDFSLFVNRAILTTKNEFVHEMNDVLISRFPGEETTYFSCDENRSICFIPDQEELFHSLTPQELPPHKLTLKINAPIILLRNINPTERLCNGTRLLCKGFNENIIYAEISMGVHAGKPFFIPGITLESPHDNFSWIPFKRKQFSVRLCFAMTINKAQGQTLDFVGVYLKEPVFSRDQLYVALSRAKSINQLKVLIRPSTPLIQSTNYTKNVVYHDVLKAARTQ, translated from the coding sequence ATGGCTAAACGTAGTACTATTGAAAAATTGGACGATATGTTGAGAGATATAATGAATTCAAACATAATATTTGGTGGTAAAATTATTGTATTTGGTGGAGATTTTTGTCAAACATTACCAGTAATTTTCAAAGGTACCAAAGATGATATTATAGACTCTTCGATTGTCATGTCACCTTTATGGAACcaatttgataaaataaatcTTAAGCAAAATATGCGGGCATTACTTGATCATAATTTTACGAATTACTTACTTAAAATCGGTGATGGAATCGAAGACACTAATGAGATTGACAAAATTCAAATACCTTCTATAGCAAATATTCCATTTACAGATGATATAACATCCTTAAATACATTAGTAGACATGGTATTCCCAAATATTGACAATTACAATTTGGATTTCTCTTTATTTGTTAATAGAGCCATACTTACCACAAAAAATGAGTTCGTTCACGAAATGAATGATGTCTTAATTAGTCGATTTCCTGGAGAAGAGACCACATATTTTAGTTGCGATGAAAACAGAAGTATTTGTTTTATACCAGATCAAGAAGAATTGTTTCACTCTTTAACTCCTCAAGAACTACCTCCTCATAAACTAACTTTGAAAATAAATGCACCTATAATATTGCTAAGAAATATTAATCCAACTGAAAGACTTTGTAATGGTACACGTCTACTTTGCAAAGGTTTTAATGAGAATATTATTTATGCTGAAATTTCAATGGGTGTCCATGCTGGAAAACCTTTTTTTATTCCTGGTATAACATTAGAATCTCCACATGATAATTTCTCATGGATTCCATTCAAAAGAAAGCAATTTTCAGTACGATTATGTTTTGCAATGACAATTAATAAAGCACAAGGTCAAACTTTAGATTTTGTTGGTGTATATTTGAAAGAACCTGTCTTCTCACGTGACCAACTTTATGTTGCACTGTCAAGAGCGAAAAGTATAAATCAATTGAAAGTACTTATTAGACCATCAACTCCATTAATCCAAAGTACTAACTATACAAAAAATGTCGTGTACCATGATGTTCTAAAGGCTGCAAGAACTCAATAA